One part of the Haliaeetus albicilla chromosome 9, bHalAlb1.1, whole genome shotgun sequence genome encodes these proteins:
- the LOC104314380 gene encoding eosinophil peroxidase isoform X2, which translates to MKAEIFLGLLVILSLFQASVSSSFEELSDASLLSSVDEAKQLVDAAYKHTRDCIKEHLQNDALAPVKLLGYFKQPVAGTRAAVRAADYMETTLTLLKEKLQWAVRGDFNVTDLLTPAQLEMIFKASGCDQQDKKINCGTSSCYRTITGECNNRRNPSLGASNRALVRWLPAEYEDGVSVPHGWTEGKRFSGFPFPLVRKVSNEIVRFPPEQLRMDQQRSLMFMQWGQFIDHDLDFSPDTPARVTFSGKVDCDTSCAKQPPCFPIKIPPNDPRIKNTRDCLPFFRSAPACTSGRAIRDQINALTSFLDGSMVYGSEVPLANKLRDQTNQLGLLAVNQNFTDKGKAYMPFNNMQKSPCLTVSRGAKIPCFLAGDSRANEMLELACMHTLFLREHNRLARELKRLNPHWNGEKLYQEARKILGAMIQIITYRDYLPLLLGTSFRRLIPRYRGYNESVDPRISNVFTLAFRFAHASVPPTVDRLDQNYKSIGPKIQLRNAFFAVWRIVKEGGIDPFLRSLMANQAKLMTQQQMLVDELRDRMFEHVERIGFDLAALNMQRSRDHGLPGYNSWRQFCGLSQPSGLKTLARVLRNRGLAKKFIELYGTPKNIDIWIGALAEPFVNGGRVGPLMACLIGTQFRNIRDGDRFWWESRGVFTPRQRSSLDKISLSRIICDNTHISKVPRHIFQANRYPCGFVSCSQIPKLDLRAWKSKKTEEVTEQEEASGDF; encoded by the exons ATGAAGGCAGAAATcttcctggggctgctggtgaTCCTCAGCCTGTTCCAGGCATCTGTATCTTCTTCCTTTG AGGAGCTGTCAGACGCATCCCTCCTGAGCAGTGTGGatgaagccaagcagctggtgGATGCAGCCTACAAGCACACACGCGACTG CATAAAGGAGCACCTGCAGAACGATGCATTGGCCCCAGTAAAGCTTCTGGGATATTTCAAACAGCCAGTGGCAGGGACTCGGGCTGCTGTTCGGGCTGCAGATTACATGGAAACCACACTGACCCTCCTCAAAGAGAAGCTGCAATGGGCTGTGAGGGGGGACTTCAATGTCACAG ACTTGCTGACGCCGGCTCAGCTGGAGATGATTTTCAAGGCAAGTGGTTGTGACCAGCaggataagaaaataaattgtggCACTTCTTCCTGCTACCGAACGATCACTGGCGAGTGCAACAACAG GAGAAACCCATCACTAGGAGCTTCAAACAGAGCCCTGGTCAGATGGTTGCCAGCAGAATATGAGGATGGCGTGTCAGTCCCCCACGGGTGGACAGAAGGAAAGCGTTTCTCTGGATTCCCCTTTCCACTG GTTCGAAAAGTGTCAAACGAGATTGTCCGCTTCCCCCCCGAGCAGCTCAGGATGGACCAGCAGAGATCACTCATGTTCATGCAGTGGGGCCAGTTTATTGACCATGACCTGGATTTCAGTCCAGACACCCCAGCCAGAGTCACCTTCAGTGGCAAGGTGGACTGTGACACCAGCTGTGCCAAGCAGCCCCCCTGCTTTCCCATCAAG ATCCCACCCAATGACCCACGAATTAAAAACACGAGAGATTGCCTTCCTTTCTTCCGCTCAGCTCCTGCTTGTACCAGCGGCAGAGCAATTCGAGATCAGATCAACGCGCTCACCTCCTTTCTTGATGGCAGCATGGTGTACGGCAGTGAAGTGCCTTTGGCCAACAAACTGAGGGATCAAACCAACCAGCTGGGCTTGCTGGCTGTTAACCAGAATTTCACTGATAAGGGGAAGGCATATATGCCCTTTAACAACATGCAGAAGAGCCCCTGTCTTACAGTCAGCAGAGGAGCTAAAATCCCTTGCTTTCTTGCAG GTGATTCTCGAGCAAACGAGATGCTGGAGCtggcatgcatgcacacactcTTTTTGCGGGAGCACAACCGCCTGGCTAGAGAGCTGAAGAGACTAAATCCCCACTGGAATGGAGAAAAGCTCTACCAGGAGGCACGAAAGATCCTGGGTGCCATGATCCAG ATTATAACCTACAGGGACTACCTGCCTCTTCTGTTGGGAACCAGTTTCCGGAGACTGATTCCTCGCTACCGGGGCTACAATGAGTCTGTGGATCCTCGAATATCCAATGTCTTCACCCTGGCTTTTCGTTTTGCTCATGCTTCAGTTCCCCCAACTGTTGACCGCTTAGATCAAAATTACAAGTCCATAGGTCCCAAAATTCAACTCAGAAATGCCTTCTTTGCTGTCTGGAGGATTGTTAAAGAAG GTGGTATTGACCCCTTTCTCCGGAGCCTGATGGCTAATCAGGCCAAGCTGATGACACAGCAGCAAATGCTTGTGGATGAGCTCCGGGATCGGATGTTTGAGCATGTCGAAAGGATTGGGTTTGATTTAGCTGCACTTAACATGCAGCGTAGCAGAGATCATGGCCTCCCAG GCTATAACTCCTGGAGACAATTCTGTGGGCTCTCACAACCTTCCGGATTGAAGACACTTGCTCGAGTGTTGAGGAATCGTGGTTTGGCAAAGAAGTTCATAGAGCTGTATGGGACACCAAAGAATATTGATATTTGGATTGGGGCACTTGCAGAGCCCTTTGTGAATGGAGGCAGAGTTGGGCCTCTCATGGCTTGCCTTATTGGCACCCAGTTCAGGAACATTCGTGATGGGGACAG GTTTTGGTGGGAGAGCAGAGGGGTTTTCACTCCTCGGCAGCGCTCTTCACTGGACAAAATCTCCTTGTCACGAATAATATGTGACAACACCCACATCTCTAAAGTACCAAGACATATCTTCCAGGCTAACAGATACCCTTGTGGCTTTGTGAGCTGCAGCCAGATCCCAAAGCTGGACCTCAGAGCCTGGAAGTCGAAGAAGACTGAGGAAGTTACAGAGCAAG AAGAAGCATCTGGTGACTTTTAA
- the LOC104314380 gene encoding eosinophil peroxidase isoform X1 has product MYIQISLSRERAAAITSSTAVPISPGAGGMKRIPVQHRDGSRWEAELSPLLFPFPYRYLPEELSDASLLSSVDEAKQLVDAAYKHTRDCIKEHLQNDALAPVKLLGYFKQPVAGTRAAVRAADYMETTLTLLKEKLQWAVRGDFNVTDLLTPAQLEMIFKASGCDQQDKKINCGTSSCYRTITGECNNRRNPSLGASNRALVRWLPAEYEDGVSVPHGWTEGKRFSGFPFPLVRKVSNEIVRFPPEQLRMDQQRSLMFMQWGQFIDHDLDFSPDTPARVTFSGKVDCDTSCAKQPPCFPIKIPPNDPRIKNTRDCLPFFRSAPACTSGRAIRDQINALTSFLDGSMVYGSEVPLANKLRDQTNQLGLLAVNQNFTDKGKAYMPFNNMQKSPCLTVSRGAKIPCFLAGDSRANEMLELACMHTLFLREHNRLARELKRLNPHWNGEKLYQEARKILGAMIQIITYRDYLPLLLGTSFRRLIPRYRGYNESVDPRISNVFTLAFRFAHASVPPTVDRLDQNYKSIGPKIQLRNAFFAVWRIVKEGGIDPFLRSLMANQAKLMTQQQMLVDELRDRMFEHVERIGFDLAALNMQRSRDHGLPGYNSWRQFCGLSQPSGLKTLARVLRNRGLAKKFIELYGTPKNIDIWIGALAEPFVNGGRVGPLMACLIGTQFRNIRDGDRFWWESRGVFTPRQRSSLDKISLSRIICDNTHISKVPRHIFQANRYPCGFVSCSQIPKLDLRAWKSKKTEEVTEQEEASGDF; this is encoded by the exons atgtatatacagaTATCTCTGTCTAGAGAGCGAGCAGCAGCAATTACTTCCAGCACTGCTGTGCCGATATCCCCGGGAGCTGGAGGCATGAAGAGAATCCCTGTGCAGCACAGGGATGGTTCCAGGTGGGAGGCAGAGCTCTCACCTctgctctttcctttcccttacCGCTATCTGCCAGAGGAGCTGTCAGACGCATCCCTCCTGAGCAGTGTGGatgaagccaagcagctggtgGATGCAGCCTACAAGCACACACGCGACTG CATAAAGGAGCACCTGCAGAACGATGCATTGGCCCCAGTAAAGCTTCTGGGATATTTCAAACAGCCAGTGGCAGGGACTCGGGCTGCTGTTCGGGCTGCAGATTACATGGAAACCACACTGACCCTCCTCAAAGAGAAGCTGCAATGGGCTGTGAGGGGGGACTTCAATGTCACAG ACTTGCTGACGCCGGCTCAGCTGGAGATGATTTTCAAGGCAAGTGGTTGTGACCAGCaggataagaaaataaattgtggCACTTCTTCCTGCTACCGAACGATCACTGGCGAGTGCAACAACAG GAGAAACCCATCACTAGGAGCTTCAAACAGAGCCCTGGTCAGATGGTTGCCAGCAGAATATGAGGATGGCGTGTCAGTCCCCCACGGGTGGACAGAAGGAAAGCGTTTCTCTGGATTCCCCTTTCCACTG GTTCGAAAAGTGTCAAACGAGATTGTCCGCTTCCCCCCCGAGCAGCTCAGGATGGACCAGCAGAGATCACTCATGTTCATGCAGTGGGGCCAGTTTATTGACCATGACCTGGATTTCAGTCCAGACACCCCAGCCAGAGTCACCTTCAGTGGCAAGGTGGACTGTGACACCAGCTGTGCCAAGCAGCCCCCCTGCTTTCCCATCAAG ATCCCACCCAATGACCCACGAATTAAAAACACGAGAGATTGCCTTCCTTTCTTCCGCTCAGCTCCTGCTTGTACCAGCGGCAGAGCAATTCGAGATCAGATCAACGCGCTCACCTCCTTTCTTGATGGCAGCATGGTGTACGGCAGTGAAGTGCCTTTGGCCAACAAACTGAGGGATCAAACCAACCAGCTGGGCTTGCTGGCTGTTAACCAGAATTTCACTGATAAGGGGAAGGCATATATGCCCTTTAACAACATGCAGAAGAGCCCCTGTCTTACAGTCAGCAGAGGAGCTAAAATCCCTTGCTTTCTTGCAG GTGATTCTCGAGCAAACGAGATGCTGGAGCtggcatgcatgcacacactcTTTTTGCGGGAGCACAACCGCCTGGCTAGAGAGCTGAAGAGACTAAATCCCCACTGGAATGGAGAAAAGCTCTACCAGGAGGCACGAAAGATCCTGGGTGCCATGATCCAG ATTATAACCTACAGGGACTACCTGCCTCTTCTGTTGGGAACCAGTTTCCGGAGACTGATTCCTCGCTACCGGGGCTACAATGAGTCTGTGGATCCTCGAATATCCAATGTCTTCACCCTGGCTTTTCGTTTTGCTCATGCTTCAGTTCCCCCAACTGTTGACCGCTTAGATCAAAATTACAAGTCCATAGGTCCCAAAATTCAACTCAGAAATGCCTTCTTTGCTGTCTGGAGGATTGTTAAAGAAG GTGGTATTGACCCCTTTCTCCGGAGCCTGATGGCTAATCAGGCCAAGCTGATGACACAGCAGCAAATGCTTGTGGATGAGCTCCGGGATCGGATGTTTGAGCATGTCGAAAGGATTGGGTTTGATTTAGCTGCACTTAACATGCAGCGTAGCAGAGATCATGGCCTCCCAG GCTATAACTCCTGGAGACAATTCTGTGGGCTCTCACAACCTTCCGGATTGAAGACACTTGCTCGAGTGTTGAGGAATCGTGGTTTGGCAAAGAAGTTCATAGAGCTGTATGGGACACCAAAGAATATTGATATTTGGATTGGGGCACTTGCAGAGCCCTTTGTGAATGGAGGCAGAGTTGGGCCTCTCATGGCTTGCCTTATTGGCACCCAGTTCAGGAACATTCGTGATGGGGACAG GTTTTGGTGGGAGAGCAGAGGGGTTTTCACTCCTCGGCAGCGCTCTTCACTGGACAAAATCTCCTTGTCACGAATAATATGTGACAACACCCACATCTCTAAAGTACCAAGACATATCTTCCAGGCTAACAGATACCCTTGTGGCTTTGTGAGCTGCAGCCAGATCCCAAAGCTGGACCTCAGAGCCTGGAAGTCGAAGAAGACTGAGGAAGTTACAGAGCAAG AAGAAGCATCTGGTGACTTTTAA
- the LOC104314380 gene encoding myeloperoxidase isoform X3: MYIQISLSRERAAAITSSTAVPISPGAGGMKRIPVQHRDGSRWEAELSPLLFPFPYRYLPEELSDASLLSSVDEAKQLVDAAYKHTRDCIKEHLQNDALAPVKLLGYFKQPVAGTRAAVRAADYMETTLTLLKEKLQWAVRGDFNVTDLLTPAQLEMIFKASGCDQQDKKINCGTSSCYRTITGECNNRRNPSLGASNRALVRWLPAEYEDGVSVPHGWTEGKRFSGFPFPLVRKVSNEIVRFPPEQLRMDQQRSLMFMQWGQFIDHDLDFSPDTPARVTFSGKVDCDTSCAKQPPCFPIKIPPNDPRIKNTRDCLPFFRSAPACTSGRAIRDQINALTSFLDGSMVYGSEVPLANKLRDQTNQLGLLAVNQNFTDKGKAYMPFNNMQKSPCLTVSRGAKIPCFLAGDSRANEMLELACMHTLFLREHNRLARELKRLNPHWNGEKLYQEARKILGAMIQIITYRDYLPLLLGTSFRRLIPRYRGYNESVDPRISNVFTLAFRFAHASVPPTVDRLDQNYKSIGPKIQLRNAFFAVWRIVKEGGIDPFLRSLMANQAKLMTQQQMLVDELRDRMFEHVERIGFDLAALNMQRSRDHGLPGFGGRAEGFSLLGSALHWTKSPCHE, encoded by the exons atgtatatacagaTATCTCTGTCTAGAGAGCGAGCAGCAGCAATTACTTCCAGCACTGCTGTGCCGATATCCCCGGGAGCTGGAGGCATGAAGAGAATCCCTGTGCAGCACAGGGATGGTTCCAGGTGGGAGGCAGAGCTCTCACCTctgctctttcctttcccttacCGCTATCTGCCAGAGGAGCTGTCAGACGCATCCCTCCTGAGCAGTGTGGatgaagccaagcagctggtgGATGCAGCCTACAAGCACACACGCGACTG CATAAAGGAGCACCTGCAGAACGATGCATTGGCCCCAGTAAAGCTTCTGGGATATTTCAAACAGCCAGTGGCAGGGACTCGGGCTGCTGTTCGGGCTGCAGATTACATGGAAACCACACTGACCCTCCTCAAAGAGAAGCTGCAATGGGCTGTGAGGGGGGACTTCAATGTCACAG ACTTGCTGACGCCGGCTCAGCTGGAGATGATTTTCAAGGCAAGTGGTTGTGACCAGCaggataagaaaataaattgtggCACTTCTTCCTGCTACCGAACGATCACTGGCGAGTGCAACAACAG GAGAAACCCATCACTAGGAGCTTCAAACAGAGCCCTGGTCAGATGGTTGCCAGCAGAATATGAGGATGGCGTGTCAGTCCCCCACGGGTGGACAGAAGGAAAGCGTTTCTCTGGATTCCCCTTTCCACTG GTTCGAAAAGTGTCAAACGAGATTGTCCGCTTCCCCCCCGAGCAGCTCAGGATGGACCAGCAGAGATCACTCATGTTCATGCAGTGGGGCCAGTTTATTGACCATGACCTGGATTTCAGTCCAGACACCCCAGCCAGAGTCACCTTCAGTGGCAAGGTGGACTGTGACACCAGCTGTGCCAAGCAGCCCCCCTGCTTTCCCATCAAG ATCCCACCCAATGACCCACGAATTAAAAACACGAGAGATTGCCTTCCTTTCTTCCGCTCAGCTCCTGCTTGTACCAGCGGCAGAGCAATTCGAGATCAGATCAACGCGCTCACCTCCTTTCTTGATGGCAGCATGGTGTACGGCAGTGAAGTGCCTTTGGCCAACAAACTGAGGGATCAAACCAACCAGCTGGGCTTGCTGGCTGTTAACCAGAATTTCACTGATAAGGGGAAGGCATATATGCCCTTTAACAACATGCAGAAGAGCCCCTGTCTTACAGTCAGCAGAGGAGCTAAAATCCCTTGCTTTCTTGCAG GTGATTCTCGAGCAAACGAGATGCTGGAGCtggcatgcatgcacacactcTTTTTGCGGGAGCACAACCGCCTGGCTAGAGAGCTGAAGAGACTAAATCCCCACTGGAATGGAGAAAAGCTCTACCAGGAGGCACGAAAGATCCTGGGTGCCATGATCCAG ATTATAACCTACAGGGACTACCTGCCTCTTCTGTTGGGAACCAGTTTCCGGAGACTGATTCCTCGCTACCGGGGCTACAATGAGTCTGTGGATCCTCGAATATCCAATGTCTTCACCCTGGCTTTTCGTTTTGCTCATGCTTCAGTTCCCCCAACTGTTGACCGCTTAGATCAAAATTACAAGTCCATAGGTCCCAAAATTCAACTCAGAAATGCCTTCTTTGCTGTCTGGAGGATTGTTAAAGAAG GTGGTATTGACCCCTTTCTCCGGAGCCTGATGGCTAATCAGGCCAAGCTGATGACACAGCAGCAAATGCTTGTGGATGAGCTCCGGGATCGGATGTTTGAGCATGTCGAAAGGATTGGGTTTGATTTAGCTGCACTTAACATGCAGCGTAGCAGAGATCATGGCCTCCCAG GTTTTGGTGGGAGAGCAGAGGGGTTTTCACTCCTCGGCAGCGCTCTTCACTGGACAAAATCTCCTTGTCACGAATAA
- the LOC104314380 gene encoding myeloperoxidase isoform X4 gives MYIQISLSRERAAAITSSTAVPISPGAGGMKRIPVQHRDGSRWEAELSPLLFPFPYRYLPEELSDASLLSSVDEAKQLVDAAYKHTRDCIKEHLQNDALAPVKLLGYFKQPVAGTRAAVRAADYMETTLTLLKEKLQWAVRGDFNVTDLLTPAQLEMIFKASGCDQQDKKINCGTSSCYRTITGECNNRRNPSLGASNRALVRWLPAEYEDGVSVPHGWTEGKRFSGFPFPLVRKVSNEIVRFPPEQLRMDQQRSLMFMQWGQFIDHDLDFSPDTPARVTFSGKVDCDTSCAKQPPCFPIKIPPNDPRIKNTRDCLPFFRSAPACTSGRAIRDQINALTSFLDGSMVYGSEVPLANKLRDQTNQLGLLAVNQNFTDKGKAYMPFNNMQKSPCLTVSRGAKIPCFLAGDSRANEMLELACMHTLFLREHNRLARELKRLNPHWNGEKLYQEARKILGAMIQIITYRDYLPLLLGTSFRRLIPRYRGYNESVDPRISNVFTLAFRFAHASVPPTVDRLDQNYKSIGPKIQLRNAFFAVWRIVKEGGIDPFLRSLMANQAKLMTQQQMLVDELRDRMFEHVERIGFDLAALNMQRSRDHGLPEEASGDF, from the exons atgtatatacagaTATCTCTGTCTAGAGAGCGAGCAGCAGCAATTACTTCCAGCACTGCTGTGCCGATATCCCCGGGAGCTGGAGGCATGAAGAGAATCCCTGTGCAGCACAGGGATGGTTCCAGGTGGGAGGCAGAGCTCTCACCTctgctctttcctttcccttacCGCTATCTGCCAGAGGAGCTGTCAGACGCATCCCTCCTGAGCAGTGTGGatgaagccaagcagctggtgGATGCAGCCTACAAGCACACACGCGACTG CATAAAGGAGCACCTGCAGAACGATGCATTGGCCCCAGTAAAGCTTCTGGGATATTTCAAACAGCCAGTGGCAGGGACTCGGGCTGCTGTTCGGGCTGCAGATTACATGGAAACCACACTGACCCTCCTCAAAGAGAAGCTGCAATGGGCTGTGAGGGGGGACTTCAATGTCACAG ACTTGCTGACGCCGGCTCAGCTGGAGATGATTTTCAAGGCAAGTGGTTGTGACCAGCaggataagaaaataaattgtggCACTTCTTCCTGCTACCGAACGATCACTGGCGAGTGCAACAACAG GAGAAACCCATCACTAGGAGCTTCAAACAGAGCCCTGGTCAGATGGTTGCCAGCAGAATATGAGGATGGCGTGTCAGTCCCCCACGGGTGGACAGAAGGAAAGCGTTTCTCTGGATTCCCCTTTCCACTG GTTCGAAAAGTGTCAAACGAGATTGTCCGCTTCCCCCCCGAGCAGCTCAGGATGGACCAGCAGAGATCACTCATGTTCATGCAGTGGGGCCAGTTTATTGACCATGACCTGGATTTCAGTCCAGACACCCCAGCCAGAGTCACCTTCAGTGGCAAGGTGGACTGTGACACCAGCTGTGCCAAGCAGCCCCCCTGCTTTCCCATCAAG ATCCCACCCAATGACCCACGAATTAAAAACACGAGAGATTGCCTTCCTTTCTTCCGCTCAGCTCCTGCTTGTACCAGCGGCAGAGCAATTCGAGATCAGATCAACGCGCTCACCTCCTTTCTTGATGGCAGCATGGTGTACGGCAGTGAAGTGCCTTTGGCCAACAAACTGAGGGATCAAACCAACCAGCTGGGCTTGCTGGCTGTTAACCAGAATTTCACTGATAAGGGGAAGGCATATATGCCCTTTAACAACATGCAGAAGAGCCCCTGTCTTACAGTCAGCAGAGGAGCTAAAATCCCTTGCTTTCTTGCAG GTGATTCTCGAGCAAACGAGATGCTGGAGCtggcatgcatgcacacactcTTTTTGCGGGAGCACAACCGCCTGGCTAGAGAGCTGAAGAGACTAAATCCCCACTGGAATGGAGAAAAGCTCTACCAGGAGGCACGAAAGATCCTGGGTGCCATGATCCAG ATTATAACCTACAGGGACTACCTGCCTCTTCTGTTGGGAACCAGTTTCCGGAGACTGATTCCTCGCTACCGGGGCTACAATGAGTCTGTGGATCCTCGAATATCCAATGTCTTCACCCTGGCTTTTCGTTTTGCTCATGCTTCAGTTCCCCCAACTGTTGACCGCTTAGATCAAAATTACAAGTCCATAGGTCCCAAAATTCAACTCAGAAATGCCTTCTTTGCTGTCTGGAGGATTGTTAAAGAAG GTGGTATTGACCCCTTTCTCCGGAGCCTGATGGCTAATCAGGCCAAGCTGATGACACAGCAGCAAATGCTTGTGGATGAGCTCCGGGATCGGATGTTTGAGCATGTCGAAAGGATTGGGTTTGATTTAGCTGCACTTAACATGCAGCGTAGCAGAGATCATGGCCTCCCAG AAGAAGCATCTGGTGACTTTTAA